In the genome of Halapricum salinum, one region contains:
- the glgP gene encoding alpha-glucan family phosphorylase — translation MAGTSQDGHVAYVSMEYGLENGMNTYNGGLGILAGDVVRGFADLDVDAVGVTLLNEYGLGEQQLDEDGTQHVEPAPWPVEEYCEPLDATVSMTIGGHDVTIGAWRYDVESEHGGTVPVIMLDTDREDNDNWIRELTQRVYAPGKDEGFKLAVYLVLGIGGVRMLDELGYDVSTYHMNEGHASFLTLELLRRNDLDAEAVREQCVFTTHTPVAAAHDEYHYDLLADLMGDLVPIETVKEHSPQGMVHTTRLALNLSRYVNGVAKRHQEVSQEMFPEHAEHIDAITNGAHVPTWVGDDIADLLDENIRDWRVYPTKLQHATLIEDEPLWEAHQAQKRDLIEYVRERTGVELDEDVLTLGFARRAVPYKRAPLLFQDKERLREVVARAGDVQIVYAGKAFPGDEQGKDIIREIYSHAEDLAGEITITYLEDYDMEMGLKLTSGVDVWLNNPRRPREASGTSGMKAAFNGVPQFSTIDGWWVEGHIEGETGWSIGPEPHSPREQRMNDAQEDLVDATALYDTLEQEVLPTYYDDREEWIGIMRNAIAFNGSRYHARRMMEEYLATAYAPEN, via the coding sequence ATGGCAGGCACATCGCAGGACGGCCACGTCGCATACGTCAGTATGGAGTATGGGTTGGAAAACGGGATGAACACCTACAACGGGGGACTGGGGATCCTCGCGGGCGACGTCGTCCGCGGATTCGCCGATTTGGACGTCGACGCCGTCGGCGTCACCCTGCTCAACGAGTACGGCCTCGGCGAGCAACAGCTCGACGAGGACGGAACCCAGCACGTCGAGCCCGCTCCCTGGCCGGTCGAAGAGTACTGTGAACCCCTCGACGCGACCGTCTCGATGACGATTGGCGGGCACGACGTGACCATCGGCGCCTGGCGCTACGACGTCGAGTCCGAGCACGGCGGCACAGTTCCAGTCATCATGCTCGACACCGACCGAGAGGACAACGACAACTGGATCCGGGAGCTGACCCAGCGTGTCTACGCCCCCGGGAAGGACGAGGGCTTCAAACTCGCAGTGTACCTCGTCTTGGGTATCGGTGGCGTCCGAATGCTCGACGAACTGGGCTACGACGTCTCGACGTACCACATGAACGAGGGCCATGCCAGCTTCCTCACGCTCGAACTCCTCCGACGGAACGATCTCGACGCCGAGGCCGTCCGCGAGCAGTGTGTCTTCACGACTCACACGCCCGTGGCGGCCGCCCACGACGAGTATCACTACGACCTGCTGGCTGATCTGATGGGCGACCTCGTCCCCATCGAGACGGTCAAAGAGCACAGCCCACAGGGGATGGTCCACACCACGCGGCTCGCGCTGAACCTCTCGCGGTACGTCAACGGCGTCGCCAAGCGCCACCAGGAGGTCAGCCAGGAGATGTTCCCCGAACACGCCGAACACATCGACGCGATCACCAACGGCGCACACGTCCCGACCTGGGTCGGTGACGACATCGCTGATCTGCTCGACGAGAACATCCGTGACTGGCGGGTCTACCCGACCAAACTGCAGCACGCGACGCTCATCGAGGACGAACCGCTGTGGGAGGCCCACCAGGCACAGAAGCGCGACCTGATCGAGTACGTCCGCGAGCGCACGGGCGTCGAACTCGATGAAGACGTCCTGACGCTCGGGTTCGCTCGTCGGGCGGTCCCCTACAAGCGCGCACCGCTGCTCTTTCAGGACAAAGAGCGCCTGCGTGAGGTCGTCGCCCGCGCCGGTGACGTCCAGATCGTCTACGCCGGCAAGGCCTTCCCCGGCGACGAACAGGGCAAAGACATCATCCGGGAGATCTACAGCCACGCCGAGGATCTGGCCGGCGAGATCACGATCACCTACCTCGAAGACTACGACATGGAGATGGGGCTGAAGCTCACCTCCGGCGTCGACGTCTGGCTCAACAACCCCCGACGGCCCCGCGAGGCCTCGGGAACGTCGGGGATGAAAGCCGCGTTCAACGGCGTCCCGCAGTTCTCGACCATCGACGGCTGGTGGGTCGAAGGCCACATCGAGGGCGAGACCGGCTGGTCGATCGGCCCCGAGCCACACAGCCCGCGTGAACAGCGGATGAACGACGCCCAGGAGGACCTCGTGGACGCCACCGCGCTGTACGACACGCTCGAACAGGAGGTCCTGCCGACGTACTACGACGACCGCGAGGAATGGATCGGCATCATGCGCAACGCCATCGCGTTCAACGGCTCGCGATACCACGCGCGCCGGATGATGGAAGAGTACCTCGCCACGGCCTACGCACCCGAGAACTGA
- a CDS encoding thioredoxin family protein: MKIEVIGPGCARCKTTEKRVQKALETLGDSVDAEVEKIEKQMEIIDRGVMHTPAVAVDGDIVTEGDIPDVESLVEQFETA, encoded by the coding sequence ATGAAAATCGAAGTTATCGGTCCTGGCTGTGCCAGGTGCAAAACGACGGAGAAGCGCGTCCAGAAAGCACTCGAAACCCTCGGGGACAGCGTCGACGCAGAGGTCGAGAAAATCGAAAAGCAGATGGAGATCATCGACCGCGGTGTGATGCACACGCCCGCGGTGGCTGTCGACGGCGATATCGTGACCGAAGGTGACATTCCCGACGTCGAATCCCTCGTCGAACAGTTCGAGACGGCGTAG
- the trkA gene encoding Trk system potassium transporter TrkA, whose protein sequence is MRVVIVGAGEVGSNVAASLADSHEVVVIDLDSDRVEALTYSLDVLPVEGDGSALATLQEAGVEDADMVIACTDDDETNIVTCGTVQTISDAFTIARVRTTKFLDTWEQSEGALGVDLMVGTNLLAAQSIVRVIGLPAAEDVDRFADGLVQMAEFPIDDESPVTGKSVAEADTFDSLTFAAIIRDDEVVIPDGETCLLDGDDLVVIGSPESVSGFATTIAPGVDGVSDVMVFGGSDIGYETAQLLGQKGLHSRIVEPDPEHARFLAEKLPDVTVLQNDPTDREFLQREHIADVDVAIASLDSDEQNLLTALLAKRLGADRAIAIVEDGDYADLFEAVGVDVAVNPREAIAEEITRFTREKHAENVALIEDDRAEVLEVEVDAESVLVGRPIRESITDLPDGVVIGAITRDGAFVVPRGDTIIREDDHIVVFASTAIVEEAMQLI, encoded by the coding sequence GTGCGCGTCGTGATCGTCGGGGCTGGCGAAGTCGGTTCGAACGTCGCCGCCAGCCTGGCCGACAGCCACGAGGTCGTGGTGATCGACCTCGACAGCGACCGCGTCGAGGCACTGACCTACTCACTGGACGTGCTCCCGGTCGAAGGCGACGGCTCCGCGCTGGCGACCCTGCAGGAAGCAGGCGTCGAGGACGCCGACATGGTGATCGCCTGCACGGACGACGACGAGACGAACATCGTCACCTGTGGGACGGTCCAGACGATCTCGGACGCGTTCACGATCGCGCGCGTCCGGACGACAAAGTTCCTCGACACCTGGGAGCAGTCCGAAGGTGCACTCGGCGTCGACCTCATGGTCGGCACGAACCTGCTGGCCGCCCAGAGTATCGTCCGCGTGATCGGCCTGCCGGCCGCCGAAGACGTCGACCGCTTCGCCGACGGCCTCGTCCAGATGGCCGAGTTCCCGATCGACGACGAGAGTCCCGTCACTGGCAAATCGGTCGCCGAAGCGGACACCTTCGACTCACTGACGTTCGCTGCCATCATCCGCGACGACGAGGTCGTCATCCCCGACGGGGAGACCTGCCTCCTCGACGGAGACGATCTCGTCGTGATCGGCTCGCCCGAGAGCGTCAGCGGCTTCGCGACGACGATCGCACCGGGAGTCGACGGCGTCTCGGACGTCATGGTCTTCGGCGGCAGCGACATCGGCTACGAGACCGCACAGCTGTTGGGCCAGAAGGGGCTGCACTCCCGTATCGTCGAACCCGATCCCGAACACGCCCGATTCCTTGCCGAGAAGCTCCCGGACGTGACGGTCCTGCAGAACGATCCGACCGACAGGGAGTTCCTCCAGCGCGAGCACATCGCCGACGTCGACGTCGCGATCGCGAGCCTAGACAGCGACGAACAGAACCTCCTGACGGCGTTGCTCGCCAAGCGACTCGGAGCGGACCGCGCCATCGCAATCGTCGAAGACGGTGACTACGCCGACCTGTTCGAGGCCGTCGGTGTCGACGTGGCGGTCAATCCCCGAGAAGCGATCGCCGAGGAGATCACCAGATTCACCCGCGAAAAGCACGCCGAGAACGTCGCGCTGATCGAGGACGACCGCGCCGAGGTGCTGGAAGTCGAGGTCGATGCAGAGAGCGTCCTCGTGGGCCGACCGATCCGAGAATCGATCACCGACCTCCCCGACGGCGTCGTGATCGGTGCGATCACGCGCGACGGAGCGTTCGTCGTCCCGCGGGGGGATACCATCATCCGTGAAGACGATCACATCGTGGTCTTCGCGAGCACGGCGATCGTCGAAGAAGCCATGCAACTGATCTAA
- a CDS encoding cold-shock protein, with translation MAKGKVDFFNDTGGYGFIETEDADEDVFFHMEDVGGPDLEEGQELEFDIEQAPKGPRATNVTRLEE, from the coding sequence ATGGCGAAAGGTAAGGTTGATTTTTTCAACGACACCGGCGGTTACGGCTTTATCGAGACTGAGGACGCGGACGAGGACGTTTTCTTCCACATGGAAGACGTTGGCGGCCCGGACCTTGAGGAAGGACAGGAACTCGAATTCGACATCGAACAGGCCCCCAAGGGCCCGCGCGCGACCAACGTCACCCGACTCGAAGAGTAG
- a CDS encoding ArsR/SmtB family transcription factor — MSSQSNDYRVSPDTMTDLERMVSTCEVETAHSIFQALADDRRILIMRLLGESELCVCDLVALFDIEYSKLSYHLKKLKEAGLVTADRDGNYVTYSPTERGEDVIEIVRSIC; from the coding sequence ATGTCGTCACAATCGAACGACTACCGGGTTTCGCCCGACACGATGACCGATCTCGAGCGGATGGTCTCGACCTGTGAGGTGGAGACTGCCCACAGTATCTTTCAAGCGCTCGCCGACGACCGGCGGATCCTCATCATGCGCTTGCTCGGTGAATCAGAGCTCTGTGTCTGTGATCTCGTCGCGTTGTTCGACATCGAGTACTCGAAACTGTCCTATCATCTCAAGAAGCTCAAAGAGGCCGGCCTCGTGACGGCTGATCGAGACGGGAACTACGTGACCTACAGCCCCACCGAGCGCGGCGAGGACGTGATCGAAATCGTCCGTAGCATCTGCTGA
- a CDS encoding ATP-binding protein, which translates to MNQEAVYETGPLLVAVVGLGLFAVAASHHLTEVGRVEQVRGPLVAFALDGLPALALVGGGLHLRNQAFDPVNRWRVLLASVAGGAIVTGVIGLGILVRAQEGRPISEPTFQLLIGATAGSIAGFVAGYFYAASLERTTRATKAMSTLSFTNSVLRHDIKNDMTVIRGRARVITDAQPDDEIVAESAQTIDTQVGEVLDVIDTTSAIAETLSDDPEYEPVDIAEMARTVARSKGEAFAATITVDAPDRAEVRANDAVRTVLSNLVENSVEHNDASDPCAHVEVTIHPGHVCVRVLDNGPGVPDEMKPRLFDPRPDDTGGGGLHVVATLVENFGGEIRVEDNEPRGSVFVVELPRV; encoded by the coding sequence ATGAACCAGGAGGCCGTCTACGAGACCGGGCCGCTGCTCGTAGCCGTCGTCGGTCTGGGGCTGTTCGCGGTCGCCGCGAGCCACCACCTGACCGAGGTCGGGCGGGTCGAGCAGGTTCGCGGGCCGCTGGTCGCGTTCGCACTCGACGGTCTCCCAGCGCTGGCGCTCGTGGGGGGTGGGCTGCACCTCCGAAATCAGGCGTTCGACCCGGTGAATCGATGGCGCGTGCTGCTGGCGTCAGTCGCGGGCGGGGCGATCGTCACGGGTGTCATCGGACTCGGAATACTGGTCCGTGCCCAGGAGGGGCGGCCGATCTCCGAGCCGACGTTCCAGTTGCTCATCGGTGCGACTGCGGGCTCGATTGCCGGGTTCGTCGCCGGCTACTTCTACGCCGCCTCGCTGGAACGAACCACCAGAGCGACCAAGGCGATGAGCACGCTCTCGTTCACCAACAGCGTCCTCAGACACGACATCAAAAACGACATGACTGTCATTCGGGGCCGGGCGCGAGTCATTACCGACGCACAGCCGGACGACGAGATCGTCGCGGAGTCGGCACAGACGATCGACACCCAGGTCGGGGAGGTGCTGGACGTCATCGACACCACGAGTGCGATCGCGGAGACGCTATCGGACGATCCGGAGTACGAGCCCGTCGACATCGCCGAGATGGCACGGACAGTCGCCCGGAGCAAGGGGGAAGCGTTCGCCGCGACGATCACCGTCGACGCACCCGACCGGGCCGAGGTTCGCGCCAACGACGCCGTTCGAACGGTCCTCTCGAACCTCGTCGAAAACAGCGTCGAACACAACGACGCGTCCGACCCGTGCGCTCACGTCGAGGTCACGATCCATCCGGGTCACGTCTGCGTGCGCGTCCTCGACAACGGCCCCGGTGTTCCCGACGAGATGAAACCCAGATTGTTCGATCCCCGCCCCGATGACACGGGGGGCGGCG
- a CDS encoding isocitrate/isopropylmalate dehydrogenase family protein, with protein sequence MTAQIAVIPGDGIGQEVTPAAVDVLKELDLGFEFVEGEAGDYVLEEAGTPLPEETADLARESDATLFGAAGETAADVILPLREIVGSYANVRPAKAYPGLEAVKPETDIVFIRENTQGVYSGIEEEIADGVATLTRVVTRDASRKIAEYGFDYAEEHGYENVTIAHKANVMRKTDGLFLETAEQVAQERGVDYETELMDALAMKLVMNPEDYDVIICPNLAGDVLSDLAAGLVGGLGLLPSANVGDDNALFEPVHGSAPDIAGQGVANPSAMILSAAMLLDHLDYDGEATRVTEAVETVLAEGPHTADLGGDASTEEFTAAVIDHL encoded by the coding sequence ATGACAGCGCAGATTGCGGTCATCCCCGGCGACGGGATCGGACAGGAAGTGACGCCTGCAGCGGTCGACGTCCTGAAGGAACTCGACCTCGGCTTCGAGTTCGTCGAGGGCGAGGCCGGCGACTACGTGCTCGAAGAGGCCGGCACACCCCTCCCCGAGGAGACGGCCGACCTCGCCCGAGAGTCCGACGCCACGCTGTTCGGCGCGGCCGGCGAGACGGCCGCCGACGTCATCCTCCCGCTCCGTGAGATCGTCGGCTCCTACGCCAACGTCCGCCCCGCGAAGGCCTATCCCGGCCTCGAAGCCGTCAAACCCGAGACAGACATCGTGTTCATCCGCGAGAACACCCAGGGCGTCTACTCGGGCATCGAAGAAGAGATCGCCGACGGCGTCGCGACGCTGACCCGCGTCGTCACGCGAGACGCCTCCCGGAAGATCGCCGAGTACGGGTTCGACTACGCCGAAGAGCACGGTTACGAGAACGTCACGATCGCCCACAAGGCCAACGTCATGCGCAAGACCGACGGCCTCTTCCTCGAGACGGCCGAGCAGGTCGCCCAGGAACGCGGCGTCGACTACGAGACCGAACTGATGGACGCGCTGGCGATGAAGCTCGTGATGAACCCTGAGGACTACGACGTGATCATCTGTCCCAATCTCGCGGGCGACGTGCTCTCGGACCTCGCTGCGGGGCTGGTCGGCGGCCTCGGACTGCTGCCGAGCGCGAACGTCGGCGACGACAACGCGCTGTTCGAGCCGGTCCACGGCTCCGCGCCGGACATCGCCGGTCAGGGCGTCGCCAACCCGAGCGCGATGATCCTCTCGGCGGCCATGCTGCTCGACCATCTCGACTACGACGGGGAAGCGACGCGGGTCACGGAAGCCGTCGAGACAGTGCTCGCGGAGGGGCCCCATACCGCAGATCTGGGCGGCGACGCCAGTACCGAGGAGTTCACCGCGGCCGTGATCGACCACTTGTAG
- a CDS encoding LEA type 2 family protein, producing MDLSIKRLAVGAVGLIVGLIAILVIAYLTGIIGLPSVTVDDPGDWGNTTENSTGIVTTLNVDNPNPIGVTLSSGFSAEYQVAMNDVELVTGSRDAISIPKGKSTIQLRSALDNDKLDSWWVAFVRNDETIEMRATGSADVSAVLSKTISFPAFEQTLLEDQRPVVDSFDAAVSDMEGAYTADAGLVSAGYEIRDASAEWGEVTEPTSNMTLTFEIHNPGDVPVPLVPDGFRLNATGNGVPLFTASGDALTPQNVPRDATLAPGETETVNYTVSMDNENIDEWFVSHVRNDEQTDFVIKPQLEFEIPDTDVGITIPRDGPGYRCSLQTAILVDNQSTETTCGSGGSAGA from the coding sequence ATGGATCTCTCTATTAAACGACTCGCTGTCGGCGCAGTCGGCCTGATCGTCGGCTTGATCGCCATCCTCGTGATCGCGTATCTCACCGGGATCATCGGTCTCCCCAGCGTCACTGTCGACGACCCCGGTGACTGGGGGAACACGACGGAGAACAGCACCGGAATCGTCACGACATTGAACGTCGACAATCCGAATCCGATCGGCGTTACCCTCTCCAGCGGCTTCTCTGCGGAGTATCAGGTCGCGATGAACGACGTCGAGCTGGTCACGGGAAGCCGCGACGCCATTTCGATCCCGAAAGGAAAGAGTACGATCCAGCTCAGATCGGCACTGGACAACGACAAACTCGACTCCTGGTGGGTCGCGTTCGTCCGGAACGACGAGACGATCGAGATGCGCGCGACCGGCAGCGCCGACGTGAGCGCCGTCCTCAGCAAGACCATCTCCTTCCCCGCGTTCGAGCAGACGCTTCTCGAAGACCAGCGCCCTGTCGTCGATTCGTTCGACGCGGCCGTCTCGGACATGGAAGGGGCCTACACTGCCGACGCCGGGCTGGTCTCGGCGGGCTACGAGATCCGCGACGCCAGCGCCGAGTGGGGTGAGGTCACCGAACCCACCTCGAACATGACCCTGACCTTCGAGATCCACAATCCCGGCGACGTGCCGGTCCCGCTCGTCCCGGACGGCTTCCGGCTCAACGCGACCGGCAACGGCGTCCCGCTGTTCACAGCCAGCGGTGACGCGCTGACGCCGCAGAACGTCCCCCGAGACGCCACGCTGGCGCCGGGCGAGACCGAGACGGTCAATTACACCGTCTCGATGGACAACGAGAACATCGACGAGTGGTTCGTCAGTCACGTCCGAAACGACGAGCAGACCGACTTCGTCATCAAACCCCAGTTGGAGTTCGAGATCCCCGACACTGACGTCGGGATCACGATTCCACGGGACGGGCCCGGCTACCGCTGTAGCCTCCAGACTGCGATTCTCGTGGACAATCAGTCGACAGAGACGACCTGCGGCTCCGGTGGGTCTGCAGGGGCTTAG
- the hemH gene encoding ferrochelatase, with product MTTGVVLLNFGEPSTADRDVVEDYLQRIFYSNMDIEEDPDLTPGAAQKRAKKLAERRAPGLIEEYEEIGGGSPLNEQAAAQADALEAELRNRGYDVRTYSGMLYTEPFTHEAAEAAVADGVDEVLGLPIYPLCGPSTTNLSLDKLADGLDEAGFDGDLHEVSGWHRHPTYNRLRADNIRTYADAEGVDLHDEDTELFFSAHGTPKYYLNEGSRYDRYVEEWCAGVAGMLGLDSYTLGFQNHDNRSEVAWTEPDVEEAIEDVDAERVVVEPVSFMHEQSETLSELDIELREEAEAEGLDFYRVPIPHDDDRFPSVLADLSEPVLADFDPEYFQFRQCQCRDKPGTMCLNAPAPDWD from the coding sequence ATGACAACCGGCGTAGTGCTGTTGAACTTCGGTGAACCGTCGACGGCCGATCGGGACGTCGTCGAGGACTACCTCCAGCGAATCTTCTACTCGAACATGGACATCGAGGAGGACCCCGACCTGACGCCGGGGGCGGCCCAAAAACGCGCGAAGAAACTGGCCGAACGGCGCGCACCGGGGCTGATCGAGGAGTACGAAGAGATCGGCGGGGGCTCCCCCCTCAACGAGCAGGCCGCGGCCCAGGCCGACGCGCTTGAGGCCGAACTTCGAAATCGCGGCTACGACGTCCGAACGTATTCAGGAATGCTCTACACCGAACCGTTCACGCACGAGGCCGCCGAGGCCGCCGTCGCGGACGGCGTCGACGAAGTCCTGGGCCTGCCGATCTATCCCCTGTGTGGCCCCTCGACGACGAACCTCTCGCTCGATAAACTCGCGGATGGACTCGACGAGGCTGGCTTCGACGGCGACCTCCACGAGGTCAGCGGCTGGCATCGCCATCCCACCTACAACCGCCTGCGCGCCGACAACATCCGGACGTACGCCGACGCCGAGGGTGTCGATTTGCACGACGAGGACACTGAGCTGTTCTTCTCCGCGCACGGGACCCCGAAATACTACCTGAACGAGGGGAGTCGGTACGACCGCTACGTCGAGGAGTGGTGTGCCGGCGTGGCGGGCATGCTCGGGCTCGACAGCTACACGCTCGGCTTCCAGAACCACGACAACCGCAGCGAGGTCGCCTGGACCGAACCCGACGTCGAGGAGGCCATCGAGGACGTCGACGCCGAGCGGGTCGTCGTCGAGCCCGTCTCGTTCATGCACGAACAGAGCGAGACGCTCTCGGAACTCGACATCGAACTCCGCGAAGAGGCCGAAGCGGAGGGGCTGGACTTCTACCGCGTCCCCATCCCCCACGACGACGACCGCTTCCCGTCGGTGCTTGCCGACCTCTCCGAACCAGTCCTCGCGGACTTCGATCCGGAATACTTCCAGTTCCGTCAGTGCCAGTGTCGGGACAAGCCGGGGACGATGTGTCTGAACGCGCCGGCTCCGGACTGGGACTGA
- a CDS encoding permease: MTPVDVLVPVVRAGIDETLSYLTLHVITCLVPAFFIAGGISAVLSDRFVAKYLSADAPKLQAYSLASVSGVALAVCSCTILPMFAGLYKKGAGIGPATAFLFSGPAINVLAIVFTARVLGLPLGGARAFFAVAMAAGIGLTMALVFGSSDDSESPEGQTVATDGGQVVAERDRPLWVTGGFFGSQVAILLIAATGLLTWAVKAPLLAPWFALLGYLLYTQFDRDVIEEWLQETWFFTKTIFPLLVVGTFVIGIIGAIAALAQGMGPLETVTTDAGETFAAHQVAPGLLTQGIFGETTVLSAGLASVIGAVLYMPTLLEVPIIGSLFGYTNGLMADGPALALLLAGPSLSLPNMLVIWKTIGAKRTALYVGLVAVSATVAGLIWGLLVL; encoded by the coding sequence GTGACTCCGGTCGACGTTCTCGTACCGGTCGTTCGAGCAGGTATCGACGAGACGCTGTCGTACCTGACGCTGCACGTCATCACGTGTCTGGTGCCGGCGTTTTTCATCGCGGGCGGGATCTCCGCGGTGTTGTCCGACCGTTTCGTCGCCAAATACCTCAGCGCCGACGCACCGAAACTCCAGGCGTACTCGCTGGCCTCGGTGTCGGGAGTCGCACTGGCGGTCTGTAGCTGCACTATCCTGCCGATGTTCGCGGGTCTGTACAAGAAGGGCGCGGGAATCGGTCCCGCGACGGCCTTTCTGTTCTCGGGCCCGGCGATCAACGTCCTGGCGATCGTCTTCACCGCCCGCGTGCTCGGACTCCCGCTCGGGGGCGCACGGGCGTTCTTCGCGGTGGCGATGGCCGCCGGGATCGGCCTGACGATGGCACTCGTGTTCGGCAGCAGCGACGACAGCGAGTCTCCCGAGGGCCAGACTGTAGCTACTGATGGAGGGCAGGTCGTCGCCGAGCGCGACCGTCCTCTCTGGGTGACTGGCGGCTTCTTCGGCAGTCAGGTCGCAATCTTGCTGATCGCCGCGACCGGCCTGCTCACTTGGGCGGTCAAGGCGCCGCTGCTCGCACCGTGGTTCGCGCTGCTGGGCTACCTGCTCTACACGCAGTTCGACCGCGACGTGATCGAGGAGTGGCTCCAGGAGACGTGGTTCTTCACGAAGACTATCTTCCCGCTGCTCGTCGTCGGGACGTTCGTCATCGGGATCATCGGCGCGATCGCCGCGCTCGCCCAGGGGATGGGACCGCTGGAGACAGTCACGACCGACGCCGGCGAAACGTTCGCCGCCCACCAGGTCGCGCCCGGGCTGTTGACCCAGGGGATCTTCGGTGAGACGACGGTGCTGTCGGCCGGCCTGGCGTCAGTCATCGGCGCGGTGCTGTACATGCCGACGCTGCTGGAAGTGCCCATCATCGGCTCGCTGTTCGGCTACACCAACGGCCTGATGGCCGACGGGCCCGCGCTGGCGCTGCTGCTGGCCGGCCCGTCGCTGTCGCTGCCGAACATGCTCGTCATCTGGAAGACGATCGGCGCCAAGCGGACGGCCCTCTACGTCGGTCTCGTGGCGGTCTCCGCGACCGTCGCGGGCCTGATCTGGGGCCTGCTAGTGCTGTGA
- a CDS encoding TrkH family potassium uptake protein — protein sequence MAGLALDIDPRLRVNWRASLSLVGTVIKYLSVPLLLPLLTGVYYGEGIVPFVATIAAVLVVGFGLERLDPDPDLGAREGLLMVALTWLAVGMAGTLPYLIAGTGTVASPVNALFESMSGFTTTGATVLADIGTEHHDHSILLWRQLTQWLGGMGIVVLAVAILPELSVGGAQLMDAEAPGPGIEKLTPRIRTTARVLWLAYLGFTVLEFVLLYGLYHAGFADNMHFYNAISHALTTLPTGGFSPEARSIEAFSAAAQWVIIPFMVVAGTNFALFWKALRGDWTVFGRDSEFRFYAGVLAVLTALVAGLLYSGQGIAQTPGIAPIVGEVEDSVRQALFQVVAIVTTTGYASMDFNTWSVPAKYALLFAMFIGGSAGSTGGGIKIIRWLVIIKSIKRELFSTVHPEAVKPVRLGGRALDEDALRGIHAFTLLYIFLFFFGTLLVLTTSWLGGYEIALLDGLSATASSIGNVGPGFGAVGPMGNYLDFPVIPKLLLIFLMWVGRLEILPVFVLLTSAYWRS from the coding sequence ATGGCCGGACTCGCTCTCGATATCGATCCGCGCTTGCGCGTGAACTGGCGAGCGTCGCTCAGTCTCGTCGGCACCGTGATAAAGTACCTGAGCGTGCCGCTGTTACTGCCGCTGTTGACTGGCGTGTACTACGGTGAGGGTATCGTTCCGTTCGTCGCCACCATCGCAGCGGTTCTGGTCGTCGGCTTCGGGCTGGAACGGCTCGATCCCGACCCAGACCTGGGTGCGCGAGAAGGACTCCTGATGGTCGCGCTCACGTGGCTGGCGGTCGGCATGGCCGGAACGCTCCCGTATCTGATCGCGGGGACGGGGACCGTCGCCTCGCCGGTCAACGCGCTGTTCGAGTCGATGTCCGGGTTTACGACGACCGGCGCGACCGTTCTCGCGGACATCGGAACCGAGCACCACGACCACTCGATCCTGCTGTGGCGACAGCTCACCCAGTGGCTCGGCGGCATGGGGATCGTCGTCCTCGCGGTGGCGATCCTGCCCGAGCTTTCGGTCGGTGGCGCACAACTGATGGACGCCGAGGCCCCGGGACCGGGAATAGAGAAACTCACGCCGCGGATCAGGACCACGGCACGAGTCCTGTGGCTAGCGTACCTCGGGTTCACGGTACTGGAGTTTGTGTTGCTGTACGGCCTCTATCACGCCGGTTTCGCCGACAATATGCACTTCTACAACGCGATCAGCCACGCGCTCACGACACTGCCGACCGGCGGATTCTCGCCGGAAGCGCGCTCGATCGAGGCGTTCTCCGCGGCCGCACAGTGGGTCATCATTCCGTTCATGGTCGTCGCGGGGACGAACTTTGCGCTGTTCTGGAAGGCGCTGCGCGGCGACTGGACGGTGTTCGGCCGTGATTCGGAGTTCCGATTCTACGCCGGTGTCCTCGCCGTGTTGACGGCACTCGTCGCCGGATTGCTGTACTCGGGGCAGGGGATCGCACAGACGCCGGGTATCGCGCCGATCGTCGGTGAAGTCGAAGATTCGGTCCGGCAAGCGCTGTTCCAGGTCGTCGCGATCGTCACCACCACCGGCTACGCGAGCATGGATTTCAACACCTGGAGTGTCCCCGCGAAATACGCCCTGTTGTTCGCGATGTTCATCGGCGGGTCGGCAGGGTCGACCGGTGGGGGGATCAAGATCATCCGCTGGCTCGTGATCATCAAGTCGATCAAGCGGGAGTTGTTCTCGACAGTCCACCCGGAAGCTGTCAAACCAGTTCGCCTGGGCGGACGTGCACTGGACGAGGATGCGCTTCGGGGGATCCACGCGTTCACGCTACTGTACATCTTCCTGTTCTTCTTCGGGACACTTCTGGTGTTGACGACGTCCTGGCTGGGCGGCTACGAGATCGCACTGCTCGACGGACTCAGTGCGACGGCGTCCTCGATCGGGAACGTCGGGCCCGGATTCGGCGCGGTCGGCCCGATGGGGAACTATCTCGACTTCCCGGTGATCCCGAAACTGTTGCTGATCTTTCTGATGTGGGTCGGCCGGCTGGAGATCCTGCCGGTGTTCGTCTTGTTGACGAGCGCGTATTGGAGATCGTAG